The following are encoded together in the Humulus lupulus chromosome 5, drHumLupu1.1, whole genome shotgun sequence genome:
- the LOC133780671 gene encoding uncharacterized mitochondrial protein AtMg00820-like has translation SGRIVRQPIRYEHEAHVLVSDTEKDDPLTFKEAMEDPDVDKWQEAMNQEMESMYSNSVWELVDLPDNVNAIGCKWIYKKKRGADGKVETYKARLVAKGYTQREGVGYEETFSPVAMLKS, from the coding sequence agtgggaggattgtgagacaacctattcgctacgaacatgaggcacacgttcttgtatcagatactgaaaaggacgatccattgacttttaaagaagcaatggaagaccctgatgttgataagtggcaagaagccatgaatcaagaaatggaatcaatgtattccaattcagtctgggaacttgtagatctgcctgacaatgttaatgccattggatgcaaatggatctacaagaagaaaaggggtgcagatggaaaggtagaaacctataaagcaaggcttgtggccaaaggctacacacaaagagagggtgtgggctatgaagaaacattttctcctgtggccatgcttaagtcc